One genomic window of Brevundimonas vesicularis includes the following:
- the queA gene encoding tRNA preQ1(34) S-adenosylmethionine ribosyltransferase-isomerase QueA, with the protein MKTADFDFDLPEDRIALRPADPRDSARLLVVKGGALEDRIIRDLPDFLQPGDALVFNDTRVIPARLSGVRQRIGAEGETLMVEVEATLHHRDAPDVWSAFMKPGKRIKPGDRIRFGSASDAACDLGRLDATVTAKGEDGLITLTFDLAGPALDDAIRDVGVMPLPPYIAAKRAEDDRDRSDYQTVFAEHDGSVAAPTAGLHFTPALLDAIRAKGVSTHAVTLHVGAGTFLPVKADDLADHKMHSEWGEVSPETAAALNAVHAKGGRIVCVGTTSLRLLESATAEDGEIKPFHGDTAIFITPGYRFRAVDVLMTNFHLPKSTLFMLVSAFAGTATMKAAYAHAVADGYRFYSYGDGSLLFRA; encoded by the coding sequence ATGAAGACCGCCGATTTTGATTTCGACCTGCCCGAAGACCGGATTGCGTTGCGCCCCGCCGATCCGCGCGATTCCGCACGGCTGCTGGTGGTGAAAGGCGGCGCGCTGGAGGACCGGATCATTCGCGATCTGCCGGACTTCCTGCAGCCGGGCGACGCCCTGGTGTTCAACGATACGCGGGTCATTCCCGCCCGTCTGTCGGGCGTGCGTCAGCGGATCGGGGCCGAGGGCGAGACCCTGATGGTCGAGGTGGAGGCGACGCTGCACCACCGCGACGCGCCCGACGTCTGGTCCGCATTCATGAAGCCGGGCAAGCGGATCAAGCCGGGGGATCGGATCCGGTTCGGAAGCGCGAGCGACGCCGCCTGCGACCTGGGACGGCTGGACGCGACGGTGACGGCCAAGGGGGAAGACGGCCTGATCACCCTGACCTTCGACCTGGCGGGACCGGCGCTGGACGATGCGATCCGAGATGTCGGGGTCATGCCCCTGCCGCCCTATATCGCCGCCAAACGGGCCGAGGACGACCGCGACCGGTCGGACTATCAGACCGTGTTCGCCGAGCATGACGGGTCGGTCGCGGCGCCGACGGCGGGGCTGCATTTCACCCCGGCCCTGCTGGACGCCATCCGCGCCAAGGGCGTCTCGACCCATGCGGTGACGCTGCATGTCGGGGCCGGCACCTTCCTGCCGGTCAAGGCCGACGATCTGGCCGACCACAAGATGCACAGCGAATGGGGCGAGGTGTCGCCTGAAACCGCCGCCGCCCTGAATGCCGTTCATGCAAAGGGCGGGCGCATCGTCTGCGTCGGCACCACCTCCCTGCGGCTGCTGGAAAGCGCGACGGCCGAGGACGGCGAGATCAAACCCTTCCACGGCGACACGGCCATCTTCATCACGCCCGGCTATCGGTTCCGGGCGGTCGATGTGCTGATGACCAACTTCCACCTGCCGAAGTCGACGCTGTTCATGCTGGTCAGCGCCTTTGCCGGCACGGCGACGATGAAGGCGGCCTATGCTCATGCGGTCGCCGACGGCTATCGCTTCTATTCCTACGGCGACGGATCGCTGCTGTTCAGAGCGTAA
- a CDS encoding D-amino acid dehydrogenase — MRVLVLGSGVIGVTTAWYLSQAGHEVTVVDRQAGPALETSFANAAQISPGYSAPWAAPSIPVKAMKWLLMRHAPLIVRPRLDMAMVRWTVAMLRNCTHDRYALNKSRMVRLAEYSRDQIDLLRRETGIAYDGRQQGTLQLFRTEKQLADVHKDVDVLKAAGVPCEVLDRAGCIAAEPGLAASDVDFVGGLRLPHDETGDCFLFTNALANLAAERGVVFHTGTEIQSITMTDGRATGALTSKGAMTADLVILALGSYSPMMAKPLGLDLPVYPVKGYSITAKIVNEDRAPVSTVMDESYKVAITRLGDRIRVGGMAELSGYNNTLPAVRRETLAHSVGSLFPGGGDLAGASYWSGLRPMTPDGTPVIGATKVPGLYLNTGHGTLGWTMACGSARVLADIVDGKAPEIETRDLSLNRYGAWAGAFAPGYS, encoded by the coding sequence ATGCGGGTTCTGGTGCTTGGGTCGGGCGTCATAGGCGTCACCACCGCCTGGTATCTCAGCCAGGCCGGGCATGAGGTCACGGTGGTGGATCGGCAGGCCGGTCCGGCGCTGGAGACCAGCTTCGCCAACGCCGCGCAGATTTCGCCGGGCTATTCCGCGCCCTGGGCTGCGCCGTCGATCCCGGTCAAGGCGATGAAGTGGCTGCTGATGCGCCACGCGCCGCTGATCGTGCGGCCGCGGCTGGACATGGCCATGGTGCGCTGGACCGTCGCCATGCTGCGCAACTGCACCCATGACCGCTATGCGCTGAACAAAAGCCGGATGGTGCGTCTGGCCGAATACAGCCGCGACCAGATCGACCTGCTGCGCCGCGAGACCGGCATCGCCTATGACGGTCGCCAGCAGGGCACGCTGCAGCTGTTCCGCACCGAAAAGCAGCTGGCCGACGTGCACAAGGACGTCGATGTGCTGAAGGCCGCCGGCGTGCCGTGCGAGGTTCTGGACCGCGCGGGCTGTATCGCGGCCGAGCCGGGCCTGGCCGCCTCCGACGTCGATTTCGTCGGAGGCCTTCGTCTGCCGCACGACGAGACGGGCGACTGCTTCCTGTTCACCAATGCCCTGGCGAATCTGGCGGCGGAGCGCGGCGTGGTCTTCCACACCGGGACCGAGATCCAGTCGATCACGATGACGGACGGTCGTGCGACCGGCGCCCTGACCAGCAAGGGCGCCATGACGGCCGATCTGGTGATCCTGGCGCTCGGTTCCTATTCGCCGATGATGGCCAAGCCGCTGGGTCTCGATCTGCCGGTCTATCCGGTGAAGGGCTATTCGATCACGGCCAAGATCGTGAACGAAGACCGGGCGCCCGTCTCCACCGTCATGGACGAAAGCTACAAGGTGGCGATCACGCGTCTGGGCGACCGCATCCGCGTGGGCGGCATGGCCGAGCTGTCGGGATACAACAACACCCTGCCCGCCGTCCGTCGCGAGACCCTGGCCCATTCTGTCGGCAGCCTGTTTCCGGGCGGCGGCGACCTGGCGGGCGCCAGCTATTGGTCGGGCCTGCGTCCAATGACGCCGGACGGCACGCCGGTGATCGGCGCGACCAAGGTTCCGGGGCTTTATCTAAACACCGGCCACGGCACCCTGGGCTGGACCATGGCGTGCGGCTCGGCACGGGTGCTGGCCGACATCGTCGATGGCAAGGCGCCCGAGATCGAGACCCGCGACCTGTCGCTGAACCGCTACGGCGCCTGGGCCGGGGCGTTCGCGCCGGGCTACAGCTGA
- a CDS encoding RidA family protein: protein MITRIQPGARMSEAVVHGDTIYLSGQVGEPGDDVATQTRTALAEIEALLAEAGSDKSRILMAQIWLADIADFEAMNGVWDAWVDTANPPARATGESRLALPDYKVEIIVIAAKA from the coding sequence ATGATCACCCGCATCCAGCCCGGCGCCCGCATGAGCGAGGCCGTGGTCCACGGCGACACCATCTATCTCTCGGGCCAGGTCGGCGAACCCGGCGACGACGTGGCGACGCAGACCCGAACGGCGCTGGCCGAGATCGAGGCGCTGCTGGCCGAGGCCGGCAGCGACAAGTCCCGGATCCTGATGGCCCAGATCTGGCTGGCCGACATCGCCGACTTCGAGGCGATGAACGGCGTCTGGGACGCCTGGGTCGACACCGCCAACCCGCCGGCCCGCGCCACGGGCGAAAGCCGGCTCGCGTTGCCCGACTACAAGGTCGAAATCATCGTAATCGCCGCCAAAGCCTGA
- a CDS encoding Lrp/AsnC family transcriptional regulator, producing the protein MSLLDPLDQRLLQRLRADGRISNADLASAVGLSPSACLRRVRRLEERGVIRGYAAVLANDSDDGVVAYVEITLEKQTDDHMRRFEAAVRNHPEIRDCYLMAGEADYIVRAVAPDIAAYEVIHKDVLSRLPGVSRIHSSLAIRNVLAARG; encoded by the coding sequence GTGTCCCTGCTCGATCCCCTCGACCAACGCCTCCTTCAACGGCTCCGCGCCGACGGGCGCATCAGCAATGCGGACCTAGCCTCCGCCGTCGGTCTGTCGCCTTCCGCCTGCCTGCGGCGCGTGCGGCGGCTGGAAGAACGCGGGGTGATCCGGGGCTATGCCGCCGTCCTGGCCAACGACAGCGACGACGGCGTCGTCGCCTATGTCGAGATCACGCTGGAGAAGCAGACCGACGACCACATGCGTCGGTTCGAGGCGGCCGTCCGCAACCACCCGGAAATCCGCGACTGCTATCTGATGGCGGGCGAGGCCGACTACATCGTCCGCGCCGTCGCGCCCGACATCGCCGCCTATGAGGTGATCCATAAGGACGTCCTGTCGCGTCTGCCGGGGGTGTCGCGCATCCACTCCAGCCTGGCGATCCGCAACGTCCTGGCGGCGCGCGGCTGA